A region of Paroedura picta isolate Pp20150507F unplaced genomic scaffold, Ppicta_v3.0 Ppicta_v3_sca21, whole genome shotgun sequence DNA encodes the following proteins:
- the CUNH19orf47 gene encoding uncharacterized protein C19orf47 homolog isoform X2, which produces MASVTMATSEWIQFFKEAGIPPGPAVNYAVGFVDNRIQKNMLMDLNKEILHELGVTVVGDIIAILKHAKIVYRQEMCKAATESVASSQAAMPSELRRSATSAASRMIANSLSRDSPPSTPVRRPDSSASKISITVSNKLAVKNAKAALCGPTDETPATATMAKRRRVTAEMEGKYIVHMPKGTTPRTKKILEQQAAKGLQRTSVFDRLGAETNADTTTGNKPTGVFSRLGNVQEAEEDKAAESEEDDSSVLQYAGVLKKSFRPPALKETAKAGVTIKAKATSSEAQPPASRSPASPSEKAPQKEQGLKRPSRGGHVAKRLGKTSLPGEAQDSSVTSSRSRAEADLQVTIQRTLGSAKVYALS; this is translated from the exons GATCCAGAAGAACATGCTGATGGACTTGAACAAGGAGATCCTTCACGAGCTGGGTGTCACTGTGGTCGGGGATATCATCGCCATTCTAAAGCATGCCAAAATTGTTTATAGGCAG GAAATGTGCAAGGCAGCCACAGAGTCGGTTGCCTCCAGCCAAGCAGCCATGCCATCTGAACTCCGCAGGAGCGCCACCAGCG CTGCCAGTAGGATGATTGCAAACAGCCTCAGCCGAGACTCCCCACCTTCCACTCCCGTTCGGAGGCCAGACAGTAGCGCTTCCAAGATCTCCATCACGGTGTCTAACAAGCTGGCAGTGAAGAATGCCAAAGcag CTCTGTGCGGCCCCACGGACGAGACTCCTGCCACGGCCACCATGGCAAAGCGCCGCCGTGTCACAGCTGAGATGGAGGGGAAGTATATCGTCCACATGCCCAAGGGCACCACTCCCAGGACCAAGAAGATCCTGGAGCAGCAGGCAGCCAAAG GTTTGCAGAGAACCTCTGTTTTTGATCGACTGGGTGCAGAGACCAACGCGGACACGACCACAGGCAATAAg CCCACGGGCGTCTTCAGCCGGCTGGGGAATGTGCAAGAGGCGGAGGAGGACAAAGCGGCGGAGAGCGAGGAGGATGACAGCTCGGTCCTGCAGTATGCTGGGGTGCTGAAGAAATCCTTCCGGCCACCTGCCCTCAAGGAGACCGCCAAGGCTGGGGTGACCATCAAGGCCAAAGCCACCAGCTCTGAGGCCCAGCCGCCGGCAAGCAGAAGCCCAGCCAGCCCCTCAGAAAAGGCCCCCCAgaaggagcaggggctcaagagaCCCTCCCGAGGAGGCCATGTGGCCAAGCGCCTGGGCAAGACCTCACTGCCCGGGGAGGCCCAGGACAGCAGCGTCACCAGCTCCCGGAGCAGGGCGGAAGCTGACCTGCAGGTCACCATCCAGAGGACTCTGGGCAGCGCCAAG GTCTATGCCCTTTCCTAG
- the CUNH19orf47 gene encoding uncharacterized protein C19orf47 homolog isoform X1, whose protein sequence is MASVTMATSEWIQFFKEAGIPPGPAVNYAVGFVDNRIQKNMLMDLNKEILHELGVTVVGDIIAILKHAKIVYRQEMCKAATESVASSQAAMPSELRRSATSAASRMIANSLSRDSPPSTPVRRPDSSASKISITVSNKLAVKNAKAALCGPTDETPATATMAKRRRVTAEMEGKYIVHMPKGTTPRTKKILEQQAAKGLQRTSVFDRLGAETNADTTTGNKPTGVFSRLGNVQEAEEDKAAESEEDDSSVLQYAGVLKKSFRPPALKETAKAGVTIKAKATSSEAQPPASRSPASPSEKAPQKEQGLKRPSRGGHVAKRLGKTSLPGEAQDSSVTSSRSRAEADLQVTIQRTLGSAKVSSTSEGHSAQMDNTGTVSVFKRLGRRTV, encoded by the exons GATCCAGAAGAACATGCTGATGGACTTGAACAAGGAGATCCTTCACGAGCTGGGTGTCACTGTGGTCGGGGATATCATCGCCATTCTAAAGCATGCCAAAATTGTTTATAGGCAG GAAATGTGCAAGGCAGCCACAGAGTCGGTTGCCTCCAGCCAAGCAGCCATGCCATCTGAACTCCGCAGGAGCGCCACCAGCG CTGCCAGTAGGATGATTGCAAACAGCCTCAGCCGAGACTCCCCACCTTCCACTCCCGTTCGGAGGCCAGACAGTAGCGCTTCCAAGATCTCCATCACGGTGTCTAACAAGCTGGCAGTGAAGAATGCCAAAGcag CTCTGTGCGGCCCCACGGACGAGACTCCTGCCACGGCCACCATGGCAAAGCGCCGCCGTGTCACAGCTGAGATGGAGGGGAAGTATATCGTCCACATGCCCAAGGGCACCACTCCCAGGACCAAGAAGATCCTGGAGCAGCAGGCAGCCAAAG GTTTGCAGAGAACCTCTGTTTTTGATCGACTGGGTGCAGAGACCAACGCGGACACGACCACAGGCAATAAg CCCACGGGCGTCTTCAGCCGGCTGGGGAATGTGCAAGAGGCGGAGGAGGACAAAGCGGCGGAGAGCGAGGAGGATGACAGCTCGGTCCTGCAGTATGCTGGGGTGCTGAAGAAATCCTTCCGGCCACCTGCCCTCAAGGAGACCGCCAAGGCTGGGGTGACCATCAAGGCCAAAGCCACCAGCTCTGAGGCCCAGCCGCCGGCAAGCAGAAGCCCAGCCAGCCCCTCAGAAAAGGCCCCCCAgaaggagcaggggctcaagagaCCCTCCCGAGGAGGCCATGTGGCCAAGCGCCTGGGCAAGACCTCACTGCCCGGGGAGGCCCAGGACAGCAGCGTCACCAGCTCCCGGAGCAGGGCGGAAGCTGACCTGCAGGTCACCATCCAGAGGACTCTGGGCAGCGCCAAGGTAAGCAGCACCTCGGAAGGCCACAGTGCCCAGATGGACAACACGGGGACAGTCAGCGTCTTTAAGCGGCTGGGCAGAAGGACAGTGTGA